Proteins found in one Verrucomicrobiota bacterium genomic segment:
- a CDS encoding response regulator transcription factor has product MTINVCIIEDDDPLRRAYVAILNGTDGFRCVGDFRTAESALEKLPLLKPDVVLVDLVLPHQGGIECIRKLKVTLGDATRFLALTVTRDPQTIFAALEAGASGYLVKGQRPAKILEAIEEVHGGGAPMSSAVARLVIQFFHGRGQASRELASLTPREEEILGHLAEGRHDKEIAAKLGCQVRTIAAHCHNIYEKLHVHSRAAAVAKYLRQKD; this is encoded by the coding sequence ATGACAATCAACGTCTGCATCATTGAAGACGACGATCCGCTTCGCCGGGCCTATGTCGCCATCCTGAACGGGACAGACGGCTTCCGATGCGTGGGTGATTTCCGCACCGCCGAATCTGCCCTCGAGAAACTGCCGCTTCTTAAACCGGACGTCGTCCTCGTGGATCTCGTGCTTCCCCACCAAGGCGGCATTGAGTGTATTCGGAAACTTAAGGTTACTCTTGGAGACGCCACGCGATTCCTCGCCCTCACTGTCACCCGCGATCCACAAACTATCTTCGCCGCGCTGGAAGCTGGCGCGAGCGGTTATCTGGTCAAAGGCCAACGCCCGGCGAAAATCCTTGAAGCCATTGAGGAGGTCCACGGCGGCGGCGCGCCCATGTCCAGCGCCGTGGCCCGGCTGGTCATCCAGTTCTTTCACGGGCGCGGACAAGCTTCCCGCGAGTTGGCCAGCCTGACGCCGCGCGAAGAAGAAATTCTGGGCCACCTCGCCGAAGGCCGTCACGACAAGGAAATCGCCGCCAAACTCGGCTGTCAGGTTCGCACCATTGCCGCCCATTGCCATAACATCTATGAGAAGCTCCACGTCCATTCCCGCGCCGCAGCGGTAGCCAAGTATCTCCGGCAAAAAGACTGA
- a CDS encoding SBBP repeat-containing protein has translation MNRTLNANRQVRTHHHSLIFAALLAMPFLAQSQTTAWINRYNGPGDGDDTPAAIAVDTAGNVVVTGKSVSTSTNLNPDYATIKYSSAGVPLWTNFYDGPVSGYDEATAVAVDGSGNVYVTGYSRSRFFSDDFDYATIKYSSAGGPLWTNRYDGPGNNYDQANAVAVDGNGNVYVSGYSVGAGTGDDYATIAYSSAGVALWTNRYKAGATFDGPDRAYAIGVDTNGHVFVTGYSYNSNGVPDRATLGYSSDGVPLWTNRYDPAGSSAVPVNAMAVEVSGNVHVTGSSWNGTNDDYVTIGHSSAGVPLWTNRYNGPGNGPDEPAAIAVDRSGNVFVTGHSWNGSSNAIATIAYSSAGMPVWTNRYSGISGASASALAVDSNGNVYVTGSAWYYDGSQFHYDYATIAYSSAGVALWTNLYNGPGDDNGPGNDYDQAKGVAVDASGNVYVTGQSLGSGTNYDYATIKYLPVPLLSILSVRPTAQFPATNGTGYTVSVVTNGTKVEHRLSFGGHHFLSLVNASGAFAIRPHPGVDRNGWGGTLYPHPFIAGAVLTNAVIGNITTNTNNVSIAASGPVSWGTNGDSYGTWTNSLSFWYDPLNKAVHGTGTCSIMLTGVLANTGQDLNIFKLANNVLTNVPLLFGGTNGNTGDMSAARFFRHDGLTNEWDFLTDTQHCPDPVTYVLAVETDGAFNQIDTSAQNQCPIQAAYKPSFRVILTSEDVNIPMKFCGFFDTAAATNFASDNIGINAVVLKHYTATNYAFEILFDSTAMPNDGVGMDATLSATYSGTNDLLAVYFADSLQMPFRRLVGALPRLSSGTNVFRDTIGIPSPPFEAKPVQSGFFRVQTPCNAP, from the coding sequence ATGAACCGCACTCTCAACGCTAATCGCCAAGTGCGCACGCATCATCACAGCCTTATATTTGCGGCACTCTTGGCGATGCCTTTTCTCGCCCAAAGCCAGACGACGGCATGGATTAATCGCTATAACGGTCCAGGCGACGGCGATGACACCCCGGCCGCCATTGCCGTTGACACCGCCGGCAACGTGGTGGTGACGGGAAAGTCGGTTAGCACCAGCACAAATCTCAATCCCGACTACGCGACCATCAAATACTCCAGTGCAGGCGTACCATTGTGGACCAACTTCTATGACGGGCCGGTGAGTGGTTATGACGAAGCGACAGCAGTGGCGGTGGACGGTAGCGGGAATGTGTATGTGACGGGCTATTCCAGGTCGCGCTTTTTTAGTGACGATTTCGACTACGCGACGATCAAGTATTCCAGTGCGGGTGGTCCTTTATGGACCAATCGTTACGACGGGCCGGGGAACAACTACGATCAAGCGAATGCCGTGGCCGTGGACGGCAACGGGAACGTTTATGTGAGTGGGTATTCCGTGGGCGCTGGCACTGGTGACGATTACGCGACGATTGCCTATTCGAGTGCCGGCGTGGCGTTGTGGACAAACCGCTATAAAGCCGGGGCAACTTTCGATGGGCCAGACAGGGCTTATGCCATCGGGGTGGACACCAATGGGCACGTCTTTGTAACGGGCTATTCGTACAACAGCAACGGAGTGCCTGACCGTGCGACGCTAGGTTATTCAAGCGACGGAGTGCCGCTGTGGACCAACCGTTACGACCCAGCAGGAAGCAGTGCTGTCCCAGTGAATGCAATGGCGGTTGAGGTTAGCGGAAATGTCCATGTGACAGGTTCTTCGTGGAACGGTACTAATGATGACTACGTGACGATCGGCCACTCGAGTGCCGGAGTGCCGCTGTGGACGAACCGATACAATGGGCCGGGAAACGGCCCTGATGAACCAGCAGCTATTGCGGTGGACCGCAGCGGGAACGTTTTTGTAACGGGGCATTCGTGGAACGGCAGTTCCAATGCGATCGCGACGATCGCATATTCGAGCGCTGGAATGCCTGTGTGGACCAATCGTTACAGCGGCATCAGCGGCGCGTCGGCCTCGGCCTTGGCGGTGGACAGCAACGGAAACGTGTATGTGACCGGCTCTGCGTGGTATTATGATGGCAGTCAATTCCATTATGATTACGCGACAATTGCATATTCGAGCGCTGGTGTTGCGTTGTGGACCAATCTTTACAACGGACCGGGGGACGACAACGGACCGGGGAACGATTATGACCAAGCAAAAGGGGTGGCGGTTGACGCCAGCGGCAACGTATACGTGACCGGACAATCACTCGGCAGCGGCACCAATTATGATTACGCCACAATCAAGTATTTGCCTGTGCCGTTGTTGAGCATCCTGTCGGTGCGCCCGACAGCGCAATTTCCGGCGACCAACGGCACGGGCTACACGGTGAGCGTCGTCACCAATGGGACGAAGGTTGAACACCGCCTCTCGTTTGGCGGACACCATTTCCTTTCCCTCGTGAACGCCAGCGGCGCGTTTGCCATTCGACCTCATCCCGGCGTGGACCGCAACGGCTGGGGCGGCACGCTCTATCCACACCCATTTATTGCCGGAGCTGTGCTTACGAATGCTGTAATTGGAAACATTACGACGAACACCAACAATGTCTCCATCGCGGCTTCGGGGCCTGTTTCCTGGGGTACCAACGGTGATTCCTACGGCACGTGGACAAATTCCCTGAGCTTCTGGTATGACCCATTGAACAAAGCCGTCCACGGCACCGGCACGTGTTCCATCATGCTCACGGGTGTCCTAGCCAACACAGGACAAGACTTGAATATCTTCAAACTCGCCAACAATGTTCTCACCAATGTTCCATTACTGTTCGGCGGAACGAATGGCAACACAGGCGACATGTCCGCCGCCCGGTTTTTCCGGCACGACGGACTCACCAATGAATGGGATTTTCTGACCGATACGCAGCATTGCCCCGACCCGGTTACTTACGTGCTGGCCGTTGAAACAGACGGCGCTTTCAACCAAATCGACACTAGTGCTCAAAACCAGTGTCCCATCCAGGCCGCGTACAAACCCAGCTTCCGAGTTATTTTAACGTCTGAGGATGTAAACATTCCCATGAAATTCTGCGGCTTCTTCGACACTGCGGCTGCCACGAATTTCGCTTCCGACAACATTGGCATCAACGCAGTGGTACTAAAGCATTATACAGCTACTAACTACGCATTTGAGATTCTATTCGACTCAACTGCCATGCCGAACGATGGCGTTGGCATGGATGCAACTCTGTCGGCGACTTACAGCGGCACGAACGACCTGCTGGCCGTTTACTTTGCCGATTCGCTGCAGATGCCGTTTAGACGGCTCGTAGGCGCGTTGCCAAGGTTGAGTTCGGGCACGAACGTTTTTCGCGACACAATCGGCATCCCTTCTCCACCGTTCGAGGCTAAGCCGGTTCAGTCAGGGTTTTTCCGCGTGCAGACTCCGTGCAATGCCCCATGA
- a CDS encoding CSLREA domain-containing protein, giving the protein MKSLGNIQRSTLIHSFQQALAACGLLLLFSAAQAATLTVTNLDDSGPGSLRQAIADAAPGDTIDFATNVTGTITLTSGELVVTNDLTISGPGATNLTVSGNFTSRVLLTTNGSIAISGVTIANGYLPPNDDYLDPNFRGAGIYNATTLVISNCVVSGNTNLARNFGGGICNIGALTVIRSTIAKNHAVWGGGIQNDPTVGGSGTLKLIGSAVVQNTASQGGGISGGGICAVTNATVSENSASFLIGGIFQSAALYLHNSTVCSNHSPTTAPYPAGIWLTDGGTAVVANSIIAGNGEPTFDFRGPLVSHDFNLIGDTNGVTITGVTTHNIYGQDPLLGPLADNGGPTPTHALLPGSPAIDHGSSGGLATDQRGQPRPFNFPAYFDADDASDIGAYELQERAQTGPGFTVNTTDDADDGVPGIAHCSLREAIAAANANADTNTIDFAAEVPGLHTGVTGTITLTNGQLTITNSVNINGPGAGNLTVSGNDSNRVFLITNSTVALSQMCIANGNAGNSTGGGIRINRGQVTVTRCSLVGNRASEGGAIAGAISPWTINLIGSMIYSNHATSTGGGVYNPGGDLNVLTSSIFANQAGSFGGGINNGGNLTLRNCTVSQNSVISGGGEGGGIAAQTLNIIVSSTICSNSAPGAGGGIYLLGSDSSDQAVILNSIIAGNSASSGPDCYSAPKPFNSLDYNLIQNTNGCTITNLTAHNIYNQDPKLGPLADLGGPTPTHALRFDSPALDAGHSGGLTTDQRGLPRPIDDPTTPNAEGGDGSDIGAYEADPNLRITSIEKLGDDIRLRFNTVLGRTYGVDSENNLDGSWSTLTNNIPGDGSSVQAVDTGTANVPRRFYRAVLLP; this is encoded by the coding sequence ATGAAATCCCTTGGCAACATTCAACGCTCGACGCTGATCCATTCGTTCCAACAGGCCTTAGCCGCCTGCGGATTGCTGCTGCTGTTTTCCGCAGCTCAGGCCGCCACGCTCACCGTCACCAACCTCGATGACAGCGGGCCCGGCTCGCTCCGCCAAGCCATCGCCGACGCCGCGCCCGGCGACACCATTGATTTCGCCACGAATGTTACCGGCACCATCACGCTGACCAGCGGGGAACTGGTGGTCACCAACGACCTCACCATCAGCGGGCCGGGCGCGACGAATCTGACGGTCAGCGGGAATTTTACGAGCCGAGTTCTCTTGACCACCAATGGCAGCATAGCAATCTCAGGCGTTACAATCGCGAACGGTTACCTTCCGCCGAACGACGACTATCTCGACCCCAATTTCCGTGGAGCGGGTATCTACAACGCAACCACGCTGGTTATCAGCAACTGCGTTGTCAGCGGGAATACGAACCTCGCTCGCAATTTCGGCGGCGGGATTTGCAATATAGGCGCACTGACAGTGATCCGCAGCACCATTGCCAAGAATCATGCGGTGTGGGGCGGGGGGATCCAGAACGATCCTACCGTTGGTGGCTCCGGGACGCTGAAACTGATCGGGAGTGCTGTGGTCCAGAACACAGCATCTCAAGGGGGCGGGATTTCGGGCGGCGGGATCTGCGCGGTTACCAACGCCACAGTTTCCGAGAACTCAGCCTCTTTTCTAATTGGTGGTATATTTCAATCAGCCGCTCTCTACCTGCACAACTCAACCGTATGCTCCAACCATAGTCCAACAACCGCACCTTACCCGGCAGGAATTTGGCTCACAGATGGTGGAACGGCCGTAGTTGCTAATTCGATTATCGCTGGCAACGGCGAACCAACTTTCGATTTTCGCGGCCCCTTGGTTTCCCACGACTTCAACCTCATCGGCGACACCAACGGTGTGACCATCACCGGCGTCACCACGCACAACATTTACGGCCAAGACCCGTTGCTCGGCCCGCTGGCGGACAATGGCGGGCCGACCCCAACGCACGCGCTGTTGCCCGGCAGCCCGGCCATTGACCACGGCAGCAGCGGCGGCCTGGCCACCGACCAGCGCGGCCAGCCCCGGCCCTTCAACTTCCCCGCCTACTTCGACGCCGACGACGCCAGCGACATCGGCGCGTATGAATTGCAGGAGCGCGCCCAAACCGGCCCCGGCTTCACCGTCAACACTACCGACGATGCGGATGACGGCGTGCCCGGCATCGCCCACTGCTCCCTGCGCGAGGCCATCGCCGCCGCCAACGCCAATGCGGACACGAACACGATTGATTTCGCCGCCGAAGTCCCCGGCCTCCATACCGGCGTCACCGGCACGATCACGCTGACCAATGGGCAACTCACGATCACGAACAGCGTCAACATCAATGGGCCGGGCGCGGGAAATCTGACGGTGAGTGGGAATGATTCAAATCGGGTGTTTCTGATTACAAATAGCACTGTTGCTTTGTCTCAAATGTGCATTGCGAATGGAAACGCGGGAAACAGCACCGGCGGCGGTATCCGAATCAATCGAGGCCAAGTCACGGTCACGAGATGCAGCTTGGTAGGCAACAGAGCCTCAGAGGGAGGAGCGATTGCCGGTGCAATCAGTCCTTGGACGATCAATTTGATCGGTAGCATGATTTATTCAAACCACGCGACGAGCACAGGTGGAGGGGTCTACAATCCCGGAGGCGATCTGAATGTGCTCACCAGTTCCATCTTTGCAAACCAAGCGGGGAGTTTTGGAGGCGGAATCAATAACGGCGGGAATCTCACTTTGAGGAACTGCACAGTTTCGCAGAACTCTGTGATTTCGGGCGGCGGAGAAGGTGGTGGGATAGCAGCGCAAACTTTGAACATCATCGTCAGCAGTACCATATGCTCCAATTCTGCACCAGGCGCGGGTGGCGGCATTTACCTTCTGGGGAGTGATAGCTCTGATCAAGCTGTAATTTTGAACAGCATCATTGCCGGAAATAGCGCCTCTTCCGGGCCGGACTGTTACAGCGCACCCAAACCATTCAATTCACTCGACTACAACCTCATTCAAAACACCAACGGCTGCACAATCACGAACCTCACCGCCCACAACATTTACAACCAAGACCCGAAGCTCGGACCATTGGCCGACCTGGGCGGGCCGACGCCCACGCACGCGCTGCGCTTCGACAGTCCGGCCTTGGATGCCGGCCACAGCGGCGGCCTGACCACCGACCAGCGTGGTCTGCCCCGCCCCATTGATGATCCGACCACGCCCAATGCCGAGGGCGGCGACGGCAGTGACATCGGCGCTTATGAGGCCGATCCCAACCTGCGCATCACGTCCATTGAGAAACTCGGCGATGACATTCGCCTGCGTTTCAACACCGTCCTTGGCCGAACCTACGGCGTGGACAGTGAGAACAACCTGGACGGTTCATGGAGCACGCTCACCAACAACATTCCCGGCGACGGCAGCAGCGTGCAGGCGGTCGATACCGGCACCGCCAACGTACCCCGGCGCTTCTACCGCGCCGTGTTGTTGCCGTAA
- a CDS encoding PQQ-like beta-propeller repeat protein, which translates to MNNSPYPTSGHPPDEPRSSGRESAPSIFDESQSRLTSAATAGSDSESRFGFNERNSSGISLPSGWGDERDAGHSLDFGSYSIRSAKFFSWLLSLIVSISATAANFSDWPQILGPTRNGVYAGNDLAEAWPKEGPPVVWEKKIGRGFAGPAISAGKVILFHRLDDKESVDCLEAKSGKELWTFDYPTAYRDDFGFDDGPRAVPAIADGKVYTFGAEGALHCLDFATGKRIWNVDTKATLKAGKGYFGMACSPLVEGDAVLLNIGGANGAGVVAFDKATGKLLWKATSDEASYSSPTAATVNGKRRVFFLTRAGLVAIEPKTGKVEFQFQWRASNSASVNAATPLVIDDLVFLSASYQTGAVLLRVTESGVEKIWSGDDRLSNHYATSVYRDGFLYGFDGRADPGFQPPPSLRCVEFKTGKVRWSKTGLGAGTVTLTGDALLLLLDNGQLLRVAAQPDQYKETGRAQIFPTGIRAYPALAEGHLFARSKDKLFCVDLRKSKP; encoded by the coding sequence GTGAACAACTCCCCTTACCCGACCTCCGGTCACCCTCCCGATGAACCTCGCAGCAGCGGACGTGAGTCCGCTCCATCTATATTCGATGAAAGTCAGAGCCGACTCACGTCGGCTGCTACGGCCGGCTCCGACTCGGAGTCGCGGTTCGGATTCAATGAGCGAAATTCTTCGGGGATTTCTCTCCCCTCCGGATGGGGAGATGAACGGGATGCGGGGCATTCTTTGGATTTCGGTTCTTACAGCATTCGCAGTGCAAAGTTTTTCTCCTGGCTCCTGTCGCTGATCGTCAGCATTTCCGCAACAGCAGCAAACTTTTCGGATTGGCCGCAGATTCTCGGTCCCACGCGCAACGGCGTTTATGCCGGCAACGACCTGGCTGAGGCGTGGCCCAAAGAAGGGCCGCCGGTCGTCTGGGAGAAAAAGATCGGGCGCGGCTTCGCCGGACCCGCCATCAGCGCGGGTAAAGTGATTCTATTTCATCGGCTCGACGATAAAGAGTCTGTCGATTGCCTCGAAGCCAAATCTGGCAAAGAGCTTTGGACATTCGATTACCCAACGGCATACCGCGACGATTTTGGTTTCGACGACGGCCCGCGCGCGGTGCCGGCGATTGCAGACGGCAAAGTCTATACGTTCGGAGCGGAAGGCGCGTTGCACTGCCTTGACTTCGCAACGGGCAAGAGAATCTGGAACGTGGATACGAAAGCAACACTCAAGGCAGGCAAAGGTTATTTCGGCATGGCCTGCTCGCCGCTGGTGGAGGGCGATGCGGTCTTATTGAACATCGGCGGTGCAAACGGGGCGGGCGTTGTCGCTTTCGACAAGGCGACCGGAAAACTGCTTTGGAAAGCCACCAGCGATGAGGCCAGTTACTCCTCGCCGACGGCCGCGACGGTCAACGGCAAGCGGCGCGTTTTCTTTCTTACGCGCGCCGGACTGGTGGCAATCGAACCGAAGACGGGCAAAGTTGAATTCCAATTTCAATGGCGCGCCAGTAATTCCGCCTCCGTCAACGCTGCCACGCCGCTGGTCATCGACGACCTGGTATTTCTCTCCGCCAGCTACCAAACCGGCGCGGTGCTGTTGCGCGTCACGGAAAGTGGCGTCGAAAAAATCTGGTCAGGTGACGACCGGCTCTCGAATCACTATGCCACGAGTGTTTATCGGGACGGGTTTCTCTATGGCTTCGACGGTCGCGCTGACCCAGGTTTCCAACCACCGCCGAGTCTGCGCTGTGTGGAGTTCAAAACCGGCAAGGTGCGGTGGAGCAAAACCGGGTTGGGCGCGGGGACGGTCACTTTGACCGGCGACGCTTTACTGCTCCTCTTGGACAACGGACAATTGCTGCGCGTCGCCGCTCAACCCGATCAATACAAAGAAACCGGCCGCGCGCAGATTTTCCCCACGGGAATCCGCGCTTATCCAGCCCTCGCCGAGGGACATCTTTTTGCACGCAGCAAGGACAAATTGTTCTGTGTCGATTTGCGGAAATCGAAACCCTAG